The Fusarium musae strain F31 chromosome 10, whole genome shotgun sequence DNA window TTGTCGGCCAGTAGGGATGGAGATGCCAGACCAGCGAGGAGCAGATGAAGGCTCAAAGACGTTGGTGCCCAGAGGAGGGTCACGGCTGGTAGTGGTAGCGGAGACGCTGGGTGTCTGAGTAACGATGGTGGAAGTCTCGGAAACGTTGACACGGTTGCCCCAGAACTTATCCATGATGGGGTCATGAACAGCAGAGTCGCGAGTGCTGGAGAGGTTGCGGCTGGCCTCGGTGGTGCTCAGTCGTCGAACCTGGCTAAGTCCACGGAGAGCACGAGGAGCAGTGCGAACACCGCGGGAGAGAGTCTGGATGGAAGAGCTCATGATGAAAATGTTGGAGATTAGAGTGAGTAGATGGACGTATTGATCAGATAAGAGATGATTTGGAGTAGAGAATATGGGGAATTCGGAGTCCTTTCAATCT harbors:
- a CDS encoding hypothetical protein (EggNog:ENOG41), with amino-acid sequence MSSSIQTLSRGVRTAPRALRGLSQVRRLSTTEASRNLSSTRDSAVHDPIMDKFWGNRVNVSETSTIVTQTPSVSATTTSRDPPLGTNVFEPSSAPRWSGISIPTGRQ